A single genomic interval of Penaeus chinensis breed Huanghai No. 1 chromosome 23, ASM1920278v2, whole genome shotgun sequence harbors:
- the LOC125037588 gene encoding adhesion G protein-coupled receptor E1-like has translation MFGFGVRAYLSTNSSKGVRGGGGRGNAEGTSKGETRRLMRGSVILSSVLGLTWILGYFMMFGGSAAYAMAVLFTVVNSLQGAVLFVVMVLMNPTARTQLKLVLCCVWKKDLTSFPSSFTKSSRLDPSRSFRKALENSSPDIPRQVPINPRGSGELDMWVAMEMRDQPGRRR, from the exons ATGTTCGGCTTCGGAGTGCGTGCCTACCTCTCCACGAACAGCAGCAAAGGCGTCAGAGGCGGCGGCGGCAGAGGCAACGCTGAGGGCACGAGCAAGGGCGAGACCAGACGCCTTATGCGGGGCTCGGTCATTCTCTCGTCCGTGCTGGGCCTGACGTGGATCCTGGGCTACTTCATGATGTTCGGAG GCTCAGCGGCCTACGCGATGGCCGTGCTGTTCACGGTGGTCAACTCGCTCCAAGGCGCCGTCCTGTTCGTGGTGATGGTCCTGATGAACCCGACGGCGCGGACGCAGCTCAAGCTTGTCCTATGCTGCGTATGGAAGAAG GACCTGACCAGCTTCCCGAGTTCCTTCACGAAGTCCAGCCGCCTCGACCCTTCCAGAAGCTTCCGGAAGGCGCTGGAAAACTCCTCGCCAGACATCCCGCGCCAGGTGCCCATCAATCCCAGGGGCTCCGGGGAACTCGACATGTGGGTGGCCATGGAGATGAGGGACCAGCCCGGGAGAAGGCGCTag